Genomic DNA from Filimonas effusa:
GTTTACAAAAACCGCCAGCGTTCCTGCCTTCACCCAAGACGGATATCTTATTTGCAGTGCAAACTTTGCGGGTGCCGCTGCGTGGATGGTTAAAGAAGTATGTTCTTCGGAGGGAAAGCGGTTTTGTTGTACGATAGAAATATTCTTTTCCTTCCATTTCAATTCGGAGGGAATAAAGAGGTTTACGAATAAGCTATCGGCTGCATGTGCATAGATAAGTTCGCCGTATTTCGCGTGGTTTTCGAGGCCACTGCCAACACAACACCAGAATGAGGTTTGGGGCTGCGAGTAAACGCGGTAAGCGCCCGGGCGCATGGAGGTAAAATAAACGAAACCGCCTTTCTCCGGATTTTCGGTAGAAAGGATATGATTGTATAAGGCTCTTTCGTAGTAATCGATAAGATCGGCCCGGCCATCGGAAAGATACAACTGGCGGGTTAGCTTAAGCATATTGTAGGTATTACAGGTTTCAGGGCCCTGTATATCGTTGATCATGGATGAGAAGTCGTGCACAGGGTTGAAGTGTTCGCGCACACTGTTTCCGCCTATCACACAACTACGGTTGTGCACCACAGTTTCCCAGAAAAAGTGTGCAGCTTTGTCATATGCCGTATCCTGTGCATCACCTGCATCGGCAATACTTTTAAACCCTATTACCTTAGGGATCTGGGTGTTGGCGTGTAATCCATCGAGCTTATCCTGTTCGTGCTCTAATGGCGTTAAGATGGTAAGGTGTGAAAAGCGGCGGGCCAGGGCCAGGTATTTTTTGTCGCCGGTGATGACTGCAACATCGGCGAATACCTCGTTAAGGCCACCGTGTTCGGAGCGGAGCATTTCCTGTACCTGAGCATCGGACAAGCCGGAGGTTAATTTCAGCATCCAGTTGGTATAGGCTATCAGCATTTGCTTTGCCTGTTCACTGCCAGCATAGAGATATGCATCTCTCAAACCGCCGTACATTTTATGGATATTATAGAGCGGCACCCATCTTTTGTTCAGGGAAAAGCCATCGGCCCTGATATTGCCGGCTGCAATTTCCTGCCAGAGCTGTTTACTGCGGGGGACGCCACCGATGTAACCATCTCCATAATTGTCCTGGCATTTTTTCAGTTCCGACAACATATAATCGAGCCGGGTTGCAATTTCTTTATTTCCGGTAGCTGCATACATCAATGACAGGGCGGAAACATAGTGCCCTCCTATATGTCCGTCGAGGCCTGTGTTTTCCCAGTTGGGATAGCTGCTATCTTTTGGAGTGAGGCCTGCTTCGCGCAGATAAGGAGCCAGCAGCCTGTCGGGTTTGAGTGCGAGGATATATTCGAGATCTTTTTCCTGTGCATTCTTAAAAGGACTTTCGAGGAGCCTTACATCGGCTAGTGCGAATGGCTTTCTGCTATTGCTTTCTGATTGCGCCATGGCAGGCGTGCCTGTCAAAATGCAGAGAAAGGGTAAGAGGGATAAACAAGATAATTTCTTCATGTGGCAATGTCCGTTATGTCCTTAAAGTTCTGCAATTTATTCTCCCCTTCGCTACCGGAGGGGGGGCAAATTGGTAAAAGGTAAGTGGTAATTGCCTATGCCTAAACATAAACAATCTGACAGTCAATGACTTCAGAAATAAAATTAGTGTCTTTTTGACATTTTTTTAACGGAGTTTGTATGTATTGGGAAGGCGATAACCGATGTTTGCCATCGCGTAGTTGCCGGTGAAAGCTGAAGACGGCTCCAAGGCAGCTTTAAGGCGGCTATATAAAGCGTAGTTTTTCGTAGATGGTTGATACTGGTGCCGGCAGGAGAACGGGCTGGCAGGGGGCTATAAGTTGCAAAATGTATGCCTCAGAAGACTTGCAGGGCAAAAACCTGAAACGATAGCCTGAAGCATTGAGATGATATTGTGCTATAATGATTCAATTTTCCTGCTGATTTATGTTTGATTATCCGCATTTTTGCAGCTAAAGCGATTGTAACGACAACCTCTCATTGCCATGTTCCGGTTTCAGTTCCTTTACTTTTAGATCCGCCTGCATGGAAACGCTTAAAACACGTTTTATGATCATGAAAAAAATGAAGTTTGCGCTGGTACTTGTATGTTCAACCGCGCTGCACTTATGCACATTGGCCCAGGATAATTTTCCGGATGGCACACCGATACCGGAATGGTTCAGACAAAATGACCGGACAGATATCAAAAAGCTGGGGCAGCAATACCGTATTACTGATTATAACGTGGTAAAAGACAGCAACGTTGTACAGACTGAGAAAATGCAGGCCGTTATTAATAAGGCGGCTGAGAAAGGCGGCGTTGTTGTTATTCCCAAAGGTACTTTTTTGAGCGGGTCTTTGTTTTTCAAGCAAGGCACGCACTTGTATCTTGAAGAGGGCGCCAGGCTCAAGGGCAGCGATGATATCAGCAATTTCCCGATCGTGCCAACGCGTATAGAAGGACAGACGGTCAAATATTTTGCTGCGCTGGTAAATGCTGACGGTGTGGATGGGTTTAGTATTTCAGGCAAAGGAACCATTGACGGCAACGGATTGCGTTACTGGAAGGCTTTCTGGTTGAGGCGGCAATTCAATCCTAATTGTACCAATATGGATGAAATGCGGCCAAGGCTTCTGTATATTTCGAACAGTAAAAATGTACAGGTTTCCGGATTAAAGCTTATCAACTCCCCCTTCTGGACGAATCATTTTTACAAGTGTGAAAATGTGAAACTCCTGGATCTTTATATTTATTCGCCGGAGAAGCCTGTTAAGGCGCCCAGTACAGATGCGGTAGATATTGATGTTTGCAAGAATTTTCTTATCAAGAATTGCTATATGTCGGTTAATGATGATGCGGTGGCATTGAAGGGAGGTAAAGGTCCGCTTGCTGATAAGGATGAGAACAACGGAGGCAATTTCAACATTGTCATTGAAGATTGCACCTATGGGTTTTGTCATGGAGCGTTGACGCTGGGGAGTGAGTCGATACATAACCGGAATATTGTTCTGCGCCGCATAAAGATCAATCATGCGCAACGGTTATTGTGGCTTAAGATGCGTACTGATACGCCTCAGAATTATGAATATGTAAGGGTTGAGGATATTGAAGGCAGTGATATCGGCAGTTTCCTGTATATACGTCCCTGGGCCCAGTTCTTTGATCTTAAGGGAGAGAAGCGTTTGATAAAATCATCCGGCAGTCATATTACGATGCGTAATATCAAGGTTGGATGCGATGCTGTTTTTAAAGTAGACAAAGTTGCTGAGAGTGAAACGTTCGAGTATCGTTTATCGGACTTCAGGTTTGAGAACCTGGCGTTACAGGCTAAGCAGGAAGCGAAGATAGACACATCGATCGTAAAGGATTTCAAGCTTACAAATGTTATTGTTAACGGCGAGAAGGTGCAGTAAGGTGTATATTTAAATAAACAAATTTGCTATGATCAACTGGGGTATCATTGGATGCGGGGATGTAACCGAGCGTAAGAGCGGTCCTGCCTTCAACAAAGTAAATGGCAGCAAGCTTCTGGCGGTAGCGCGCAGGGATGCCGAAAAGGCTGCAGATTATGCCAGGCGGCATGGTGTTGAAAGATGGTCCGGCGATGCCTATGCGCTACTGGAGATGAAAGATATCGATGCCATTTATGTGGCTACCCCTCCCTCCTCTCACCTGGAGTATGTATGTGCTGCACTTGAAAAAGGGTTTTCGGTATATGTAGAGAAACCTGTGGCTTTGAATACTGCCGAGGCGCTGAAGATGGCGGAGGCTGCGCAAGCTTCTGCCGGCAAGCTGGTGGTAGCGCATTACAGGCGCAGGCTGCCTTTATTTCTTAAAGTAAAGGAACTGCTTGAGCAGAAGGTCATAGGAGAGATACGTACGGTTCAAATGCGGCTCTGGCAAAGTATCAAGCCAGCGCTTGTTACAACGGGCGCTGCCAACTGGCGGACTAACCCGGCGATATCCGGCGGCGGTTATTTTCATGATCTGGCTCCTCATCAGCTGGATCTGATGTTATACTTTTTTGGGGAGCCGGTTCATTATGATGGGTTCAGCCAGTGCCAGGCCGGCGATGACGGAGTAGCTGATCAGACCTCCGGGACCATTTTATTTGCCGATAAGATCGTGTTCAATGGCAGCTGGTGTTTCAATGTTGCCGATACAGATACCATCGATGAATGTGAGATCATTGGCAGCGCCGGCAGCATTCGCTTTGCCGTTTTTGGACAGCGGATCGTGGTTAAAGATGGCAACGGCGAGCAGGTGTTTGAGTTTGAGCATCCTGAGCATGTTCAGCAGCCTATGATCGCGAGTGTGGTGGGCTTTTTTAACGGGCAGGAGGAGAATCCATGCACGATAGAGGAGGCTGTTGAGCTGATGAAGATCATGGATAAGTTTGCAAGGTTAACCGTATAGTATAATAGTTTTAGCAGCTATCGGGCAAGACATTTAATTTTCAAGTTCCTGGTCCTGCCGTTTGCCAGTTTTTCACAGAACTGACAAACGGCGAACCAGGTGCAGTGATAAATACGGAAGGTTTTAGTATCCTGTATTTTGTTTAAGATTTGCGTTCTTAGCGATCTCCGTTCTGGGAATAGGATATAATGCGCGATAGTCGCCATTGGGCGAATGTGATAGCCATGATTTTTTAGTAAATGCGCCAAAGCGGATCATATCTGTTCTGCGGCGTGCTTCCTGGCAAAACTCCCAGCCAAGTTCATCGAGGAAGCGGCCGTAGATGATATCGGCTCCACCTTCGTGTGTGGTAGTAAGGTGGTTGCGAAGGCCATAATCGTAGCCGCTGCCTTTCAGAAGGTCGGCCCCGGTTACCATTGCTTTGGCAGGGTTAGCTCTGAAATTCCGTTCACGTACCTGGGTTACAATGACGGCAGCCTCATTGGCCTCCCCCATTCTGAGTAAACACTCTGCTTTCATCATCAGCACATCGGCATACCTGAATAACGGCCAGTCGTTGCTAAGGCGGTTGGTAGCGCCCATGGCAATTTCGAACTTACCGAGCCGGAAGCCGTCTACCTCTTCGGACTGATCGACCCCTGCGACGTAGTTGCGGAAGGCCAGCGGTTTACCTGTGAATGCGCCCATAGTTCCGAAGATACTATCACCGGAGGCGGTATATTGTTGTCCTTTAATGTAGTTGTCGATGTAGCGGCTATCTGTGGTATCGAAGGTGCTGATAAATTGCGGCACGGCGCAGATGCCACCCCAGGGAGCCGACTGAAGGTTGTAGGTGGCCTGGTTTTCGGGCTGCAGCGTTTGCATATGAATATCGAAAGAGTTCCAATCGTTCACGTATTTAGAATCGAACGGCAGTGCGAATATGATCTCTTTAGAGTTCTGATTCTCTGTAATGAATACATTCTTCTGGTTACTTTCGAGGATGAAGAGATTTGACTGAATGATAGTATCGCAAACCGCTTTACATTTATCCCATTGCGGCGTACCTGTGTAGACCTCTGCATTAAGGTACATTTTAGCGAGCAATGTTAGCCCGGCCCATTTATTGAACTTACCATAGGTAGCCGTATTATTAGCGGTGCTAACGAGCGGGATATTGGTGAGCAGTTCGTTAATGATAAAATCATATACTTCTTTACGCGTGTTTTGTTTGGGAAGAAACCCTTCAGGAACGTTAAACCTGTCGACCAGGGGTATGTTTCCATAGCAATCTATCAATACCCAATAGTAGGAAGCGCGCAGCAATTTTATTTCTGCGATAAGTGCGGTGGTATCTTTAGGCGCAACGGGGATAGCGCCAGACTGAGTTTGATAGATGATACGATTACAATTGGTGATGCCCTGGTAGGCTCTTGTCCAGATGTTGATAACGATATCGTCGTCGGTCGTCCATTTATGTTCATGAATTCTGCGATAGACGCCGCCATCGATCCAGCCGTTGGGGCGGGCGGGTGTTAACATCTGGTCACCGGCTACCTCCTGTGCGCGGTAAAGCGTATTCCATTGCAGGAGAAGTCCACGCCAGTCGACGTAAGCCGCGCCTGCGAGCGCTGCCAGGTCGGAGCTGGTGGGTGTAAATTCGTTTGCGATGATCTGGTTGTAGGAAACATCTTTGAGTTTGGTACAACCGCTGTTGACGGTAAGCATAGCGATGAAGCAGCTTAACGCGGAAAAATATATGGCAATTTTCGTTTGTTTCATATTCCAGAGATTAACGTTAGAAAGTAACATTCAGGCCGAAGCTGAAGGTGCGTGTGGTGGGATATTTATAGGGACTATCCATACCCGGATCGAGACCTGAGGTAGGCGTTTGGGCCACACCAGACTGAGCAGTAGAGGTACCGTTACGCAAGCTCACTTCGGGGTCGATGCCTTTATAGCCGGTGATGATAAAAGTATTGAGAGAGGACACATAAACGCGTGCCGACTGTATATATTTCGCCCCTGTTGTTTTCCATGTATATCCGATGGTGATGTTATCTACTTTCCAGTAGTCGCCATTCTCGATATAGTAGCTATTAAATTCTACCGGGCTTTTGAGTTGAGTTTTACCGTAAACGGGGTCGTAGGCTGTTTTCAGGAGGTTATACTGTGCCTGGGTGGGGTTTTCGAGCATCATGCGCTGAAGGTTTGCTACCTGGAATTTAAAGGCTCCCCGCTGTGTAATTGCCAGATCCCACTGTTTATACCTGAAGTTATTCTGCCAGCCTGCGTAGTAGCGCGGCAAGCCGTTTCCTATCACTTTTTTATCGCCAAAGGAGTGTGTTAATTCGGAGTAGTTGACAGGTTTGCCATCGCTGCCTTCATAGATCCACTGGCCATAGTTGGCGGCATCGCTTGCATTGTTATTGATGTCGATGACCTTGAAGCCGTAAAGATCACCTACGGGGCCACCGACTTTGAGCAAATGTGAAAAGGTTTGGATGGGCGGGAAGATCGCTCCTACCTGGAGGTAGTTGGTAGATGTTTTATACAGATCGTTTGACAGGCTAATGAGCTTATTGCTATTGGTTGAGAAGTTGACGCTGGTATTCCATTCAAAATCCTTCTTTTTTATAGCGGTAAAGTTGAGCATTACCTCTACCCCTTTGTTCTGCATGGTACCTACGTTTGCCAGTGTCTGGTTGTATAAATTTGGCGGACTGGGCACATCGTAAAGGAAGAGCAGGTTATGGATCTTACGATTGTAAAAGTCGACGGTACCGCTGATACGATTATTTGCCAACGTGAAGTCTAAACCGATATTGGTTTCTCTTTTCTCCTCCCATCTGAGGTCGGGGTTAGCGTTCTGGGTGGGTACGAGCGTTTGCACCCATTGTCCGTTGGAATAGACGAAGCCGCCATAGCCAATGACGGCCACGCCTCTGAACAGATCAGTTGGCTGGGAGCCTGTAACACCATAGCCGGCCCTTAATTTCAAGTCGTTAAAGATGCGTTGTTTTTGCATGAAGTTTTCCTTGCTGATCCGCCATCCTGCGGATACTGCGGGGAACATACCCCATGGGTTTTTAGTACCCCATAACTGGCTGGCTTCTTCGCGGCGTATGCTGGCCATGAGCAGGTATTTCTGGTTATAGTTATAAGAAATTCTGCCGAAGAAGCCTATAAGGTTGGTCTGGCTTTTAAAGCTATTAATGAGCCCCTGGAAGTTACCGCTACTGATTGCCCTGCCCAGGCCTATGTTATTCCATCCGAACCTATCGGTAGGGAAATCCCAGTTTTCGGTACTATTACTGTTGTAGTCATTTTCCTGGTAGCTATAGCCGCCGAGCAGGGTAAACTGATGCCTGTTTACAGTTCTGGCATATTCGGCGGTAAGCTCCATGAGGCGGTCGGTAGAAGCATCACCATTAACGCGGGCGTATCCGTTTCTACCATCGCGTAATGTGCTTACATGCTGTTTGGTTTCGTTGTAGCCGGCTTCGAGCTGTCTTTTAGCATAAGAAAAAACTGCACTCAATTTCAATCCTTTCAAGGGTGCAAACACGATGCTTCCTTTATACCTGTTGTTCAGTTCTTTACTAAGGCCGTCGCTTTCCATGAGATCGGACACCGGGTTTTCGTAGTCGAACTTGGTGAGTTCCTGGAACCAGGTACCATCGGGGTTCGTGAGAGGAGCGGTAGGATTCTGGAGGGTAGCCTGCCTGTAGATATTGCTGTTAAAGCCATTGAACCTTCGTGAGGAGCTAAACATATTGACATTAATACGGAGCTTATTGTCGAACATGCTATGGTTGAAATCGGCCCTGGCGGAGAACAACTGATTATAAGATTTTTTAAAGATACCTTCCTGCATGTTATAGATAACGGAGGCGAGATAATTGGTAGTGGCATTACCACCGCGCACGGTAAGGTTATGAGACTGCAGAACAGGTGTGCGGGTGATAGCTTTGAGCCAATCGGTATTTTGTTTGTAGTCGGGCATTTCGAGTTTACGTTGCCCGGCAGCCAACTGGTCTCTAAAATCTGCTGCAGTGGATAGGTTGAGCTTACGGGCAATGGTCTGTGTGCCCAGGAAAGCGCTGTATTCCACTGCTGTTTTGCTATTGGCGCCTGCTTTTTTGGTAGTAATGATGATGACACCATTAGTTCCCCTGGTTCCATAGATAGCTGCCGCTGAACCATCTTTAAGCACATCTACAGATTCGATATCCTGCGGTGCCACAGTTCTGAGGTCGCCGGGTATACCATCGATCAGGATCAGCGGGTTTTGGTTGGCTCCCATGAGCGTTGTTTGTCCGCGCAGCAGGATCTGCGTAGCGCCTGTTGGGTCGCCATTGGGAGAGATCACGGATAGGCCGGCCACCTTCCCCTGGATAAGTTGCCCTGCATCTGTTACGGAACCCTTAATAAAGTTATCAGACTTTACGGAAGCCACGGC
This window encodes:
- a CDS encoding glycoside hydrolase family 127 protein encodes the protein MKKLSCLSLLPFLCILTGTPAMAQSESNSRKPFALADVRLLESPFKNAQEKDLEYILALKPDRLLAPYLREAGLTPKDSSYPNWENTGLDGHIGGHYVSALSLMYAATGNKEIATRLDYMLSELKKCQDNYGDGYIGGVPRSKQLWQEIAAGNIRADGFSLNKRWVPLYNIHKMYGGLRDAYLYAGSEQAKQMLIAYTNWMLKLTSGLSDAQVQEMLRSEHGGLNEVFADVAVITGDKKYLALARRFSHLTILTPLEHEQDKLDGLHANTQIPKVIGFKSIADAGDAQDTAYDKAAHFFWETVVHNRSCVIGGNSVREHFNPVHDFSSMINDIQGPETCNTYNMLKLTRQLYLSDGRADLIDYYERALYNHILSTENPEKGGFVYFTSMRPGAYRVYSQPQTSFWCCVGSGLENHAKYGELIYAHAADSLFVNLFIPSELKWKEKNISIVQQNRFPSEEHTSLTIHAAAPAKFALQIRYPSWVKAGTLAVFVNGRKQVVTATPGDYVAIERTWKEGDVVTVQLPMQTTFEELPHIPSYVAVMRGPIVLAAKAGTEGMTGLYADDSRGGHIAPGIMPALQDMPVLVSDDNKDAVVIPAGDKKNTFRFASKVYPDKYNDIELVPFYTLHDTRYIIYWHKLSQEDLQQDLDRLKKQQEQEAALAARTIDMVAPGEQQPESDHFIESDKSITGIHRNRHWRSAKGWFSYRLRNEASDAATLQVTYYGGDKNRHFHILINDKPIAEVKLDGTKGGDFFSAGYVIPDGAAKTLVVKFVAVDGSETAGIYGVRLLRK
- a CDS encoding rhamnogalacturonidase gives rise to the protein MIMKKMKFALVLVCSTALHLCTLAQDNFPDGTPIPEWFRQNDRTDIKKLGQQYRITDYNVVKDSNVVQTEKMQAVINKAAEKGGVVVIPKGTFLSGSLFFKQGTHLYLEEGARLKGSDDISNFPIVPTRIEGQTVKYFAALVNADGVDGFSISGKGTIDGNGLRYWKAFWLRRQFNPNCTNMDEMRPRLLYISNSKNVQVSGLKLINSPFWTNHFYKCENVKLLDLYIYSPEKPVKAPSTDAVDIDVCKNFLIKNCYMSVNDDAVALKGGKGPLADKDENNGGNFNIVIEDCTYGFCHGALTLGSESIHNRNIVLRRIKINHAQRLLWLKMRTDTPQNYEYVRVEDIEGSDIGSFLYIRPWAQFFDLKGEKRLIKSSGSHITMRNIKVGCDAVFKVDKVAESETFEYRLSDFRFENLALQAKQEAKIDTSIVKDFKLTNVIVNGEKVQ
- a CDS encoding Gfo/Idh/MocA family protein, which gives rise to MINWGIIGCGDVTERKSGPAFNKVNGSKLLAVARRDAEKAADYARRHGVERWSGDAYALLEMKDIDAIYVATPPSSHLEYVCAALEKGFSVYVEKPVALNTAEALKMAEAAQASAGKLVVAHYRRRLPLFLKVKELLEQKVIGEIRTVQMRLWQSIKPALVTTGAANWRTNPAISGGGYFHDLAPHQLDLMLYFFGEPVHYDGFSQCQAGDDGVADQTSGTILFADKIVFNGSWCFNVADTDTIDECEIIGSAGSIRFAVFGQRIVVKDGNGEQVFEFEHPEHVQQPMIASVVGFFNGQEENPCTIEEAVELMKIMDKFARLTV
- a CDS encoding RagB/SusD family nutrient uptake outer membrane protein; this translates as MKQTKIAIYFSALSCFIAMLTVNSGCTKLKDVSYNQIIANEFTPTSSDLAALAGAAYVDWRGLLLQWNTLYRAQEVAGDQMLTPARPNGWIDGGVYRRIHEHKWTTDDDIVINIWTRAYQGITNCNRIIYQTQSGAIPVAPKDTTALIAEIKLLRASYYWVLIDCYGNIPLVDRFNVPEGFLPKQNTRKEVYDFIINELLTNIPLVSTANNTATYGKFNKWAGLTLLAKMYLNAEVYTGTPQWDKCKAVCDTIIQSNLFILESNQKNVFITENQNSKEIIFALPFDSKYVNDWNSFDIHMQTLQPENQATYNLQSAPWGGICAVPQFISTFDTTDSRYIDNYIKGQQYTASGDSIFGTMGAFTGKPLAFRNYVAGVDQSEEVDGFRLGKFEIAMGATNRLSNDWPLFRYADVLMMKAECLLRMGEANEAAVIVTQVRERNFRANPAKAMVTGADLLKGSGYDYGLRNHLTTTHEGGADIIYGRFLDELGWEFCQEARRRTDMIRFGAFTKKSWLSHSPNGDYRALYPIPRTEIAKNANLKQNTGY
- a CDS encoding SusC/RagA family TonB-linked outer membrane protein, with product MKLTIVLMFVFSVAIAAEGLPQQISYEASNVPLKKVFTDISKQTGYSFVYTASMLKKSRSVNFVATKVSLEQLLDMCFKDQPFTYALIDKMIVLKEKREASMLLLAAQPAITVSGKVQGQQGEPLAGATIADKQAGHNTVSKDDGSFKLTVSKLPVTLEISYVGYETAQVTVNAESQELQVKLVPVNASLNEVVVVGYGTQRKGELTSAVASVKSDNFIKGSVTDAGQLIQGKVAGLSVISPNGDPTGATQILLRGQTTLMGANQNPLILIDGIPGDLRTVAPQDIESVDVLKDGSAAAIYGTRGTNGVIIITTKKAGANSKTAVEYSAFLGTQTIARKLNLSTAADFRDQLAAGQRKLEMPDYKQNTDWLKAITRTPVLQSHNLTVRGGNATTNYLASVIYNMQEGIFKKSYNQLFSARADFNHSMFDNKLRINVNMFSSSRRFNGFNSNIYRQATLQNPTAPLTNPDGTWFQELTKFDYENPVSDLMESDGLSKELNNRYKGSIVFAPLKGLKLSAVFSYAKRQLEAGYNETKQHVSTLRDGRNGYARVNGDASTDRLMELTAEYARTVNRHQFTLLGGYSYQENDYNSNSTENWDFPTDRFGWNNIGLGRAISSGNFQGLINSFKSQTNLIGFFGRISYNYNQKYLLMASIRREEASQLWGTKNPWGMFPAVSAGWRISKENFMQKQRIFNDLKLRAGYGVTGSQPTDLFRGVAVIGYGGFVYSNGQWVQTLVPTQNANPDLRWEEKRETNIGLDFTLANNRISGTVDFYNRKIHNLLFLYDVPSPPNLYNQTLANVGTMQNKGVEVMLNFTAIKKKDFEWNTSVNFSTNSNKLISLSNDLYKTSTNYLQVGAIFPPIQTFSHLLKVGGPVGDLYGFKVIDINNNASDAANYGQWIYEGSDGKPVNYSELTHSFGDKKVIGNGLPRYYAGWQNNFRYKQWDLAITQRGAFKFQVANLQRMMLENPTQAQYNLLKTAYDPVYGKTQLKSPVEFNSYYIENGDYWKVDNITIGYTWKTTGAKYIQSARVYVSSLNTFIITGYKGIDPEVSLRNGTSTAQSGVAQTPTSGLDPGMDSPYKYPTTRTFSFGLNVTF